The following are encoded together in the Salvia hispanica cultivar TCC Black 2014 chromosome 6, UniMelb_Shisp_WGS_1.0, whole genome shotgun sequence genome:
- the LOC125196562 gene encoding uncharacterized protein LOC125196562 — MALISFFGRLLFVSFFALSAYQEFNEFGVDGGPAAKSLKLKYDVFSKHVTTQTGIQFPHVDMKHLILGAIIMKSLGGLLFVFDSTFGAAILLLHQAISTPILFDFYNYEADKKEFNQLFVKFTQGLALLGALLFYIGMQNSLQRRSPKKKATKAKTN, encoded by the exons ATGGCGCTCATATCTTTCTTCGGTAGACTGCTTTTCGTCTCTTTCTTCGCTCTCTCCGCCTATCAAGA GTTCAACGAATTTGGAGTTGATGGTGGGCCGGCTGCAAAGAGTTTGAAGCTGAAATACGACGTTTTTTCCAAGCATGTCACAACCCAAACTGGAATCCAATTCCCTCATGTAGAT ATGAAACATTTGATATTGGGTGCTATCATCATGAAATCTCTCGGAGGCCTCCTATTCGTCTTTGACAGCACTTTTGGAGCTGCGATCCTG CTACTGCATCAAGCAATCTCAACTCCCATCCTGTTCGATTTCTACAACTACGAAGCTGACAAGAAAGAGTTTAATCAGCTCTTTGTCAAGTTCACACAG GGTTTGGCATTGCTTGGAGCTCTTCTCTTCTACATTGGCATGCAGAACTCATTGCAAAGGAGATCTCCAAAGAAGAAGGCCACTAAAGCAAAAACCAACTAG